From a region of the Anoplopoma fimbria isolate UVic2021 breed Golden Eagle Sablefish chromosome 16, Afim_UVic_2022, whole genome shotgun sequence genome:
- the trappc10 gene encoding trafficking protein particle complex subunit 10 encodes MECQEEKPIIYTMENKPIVTCAGDQGLFTSLYTSLAQQLPREPMEWRRTYGRAPKMIHLEANFVQFKEELLPKEGNKALLTFPFLHIYWTDCCDTEAYKSTVKEDMTRWQNSLRVHGSADWVIIVVETNDTKKKNKTNILPRSSIVDKIRSDFCNKQNDRCVVLSDPLKDSSRSQESWNSLLLKLRTLLLMSFTKNLGRFEDDMRTLREKRTQPGWSFCEYFMVQEELAFVFEMLQQFEDALVQYDELDALFTQYVLNFGAGDTANWLGSFCAPVRSWSGLLLRRPIDMEKRDGIQRGEASLLDLRSYLFSRQCTLLIFLLRPWEVTQRALELLHNCVQELRLLEVSVLEGALDCWVFLSCLEVLHRIEGCCDQAQLAANCSHTVGLWAYATDKLKSLGELCGLVSEKGPTSEDLNRTVDLLAGLGDERPETVSSLQSPYKKLKEALSSVEAFERHYLELSHAAMEMYRAIGRLRSARLVGKSLAEFYMRKGDPERAETFLQEALKSYTSEGWRLPVTHTRKQIAECQKLLGRTEDYLQTSALLAGDVNLTTEERKHFCQEILTFAGKSEDQSPKVTLSMGVFSQLTRLQFRPATASVHSGAVLQAELTLRCLMPVSVHIQQLAVSIHFDLERAGTNGRSKGAPRQTNPGTVEFSQANSSAGPTSSSAAGPPLELDEIQDRSPSDNSLNSTGVVCKNTHLVMRRHDSNSPPDTPNCVSPPAMTVKEGAQMLKVQDVTLEPGNNSIVFTALSGQPGTYTLRQLYATVGQVQFVLPHIYPSVQYEVYSQEPQLTVEPLSEPLLAGLPQMVKFTLLTGHYAVKKGDALQLSNTDTMPILPSASCTARITSPAAELVGESVLSIQSSEKVTSISLPATPPYHTLEFHLEVLCIIPHSPDRPANERLTNGEVRHRPRSYSHPDTPMTAIDQRMSIDCPWSIYSTLLALTFYIPFKTKHSLLSAGNRKYIQVCLQNMSDVNFMLAEVKLTEKQDASLELQSFNTKTQQLLCSKHSLFCLWEVRWKDDLPSCLQCVFSANFSPPKQDISAFKPFHYQFQLERVTTLYSVRAEILPPAGEQNCRSGFLCGLEVCITRLTEPAEGEAAEDSKTDTDGLKTTKLMYEVADSSSNWAVCGKSSGMVSMPMAADATHKVQIEVMPLFAGHLPFPKIKVLKYLPHTAAVAIQPDPDSCVENDSLSLLDKALDDQGDTASIRSRGSVHSVGSGDQQQQKGVAMPRLEPFAAGQVFNHSHTQQVLVLPATDDHIMEVNAT; translated from the exons GACACGGAGGCGTATAAGAGCACGGTGAAGGAGGACATGACGCGCTGGCAGAACAGCTTGCGGGTTCATGGCTCCGCGGACTGGGTCATCATCGTCGTGGAGACCAACGAcaccaagaagaagaacaagaccAACATCCTGCCACGGTCATCCATCGTGGACAAAATCCGCAGCGATTTTTGCAACAAGCAGAACGACAG GTGTGTGGTGCTGTCAGATCCTCTGAAGGACTCGTCTCGGTCTCAGGAATCCTGGAATTCCCTGCTGCTCAAGCTGCGGACCCTCCTCCTCATGTCCTTCACCAAGAACCTGGGGCGCTTTGAAGACGACATGCGCACGCTCCGAGAGAAACGCACCCAGCCCGGCTGGAGCTTCTGTGAATACTTCATGGTCCAg gaggagCTGGCCTTTGTTTTCGAGATGCTGCAGCAGTTTGAAGATGCCTTGGTCCAGTACGATGAGCTAGACGCTCTCTTTACCCAATATGTCCTTAACTTTGGAGCTGGAG ATACAGCCAACTGGCTCGGATCGTTCTGCGCCCCGGTGCGCAGCTGGAGCGGCTTGCTGCTTCGGCGGCCCATCGACATGGAGAAGAGGGACGGGATCCAGCGAGGAGAGGCCAGCCTCTTAGATCTACGGAGCTACCTGTTCTCCCGCCAGTGCACCTTACTCATCTTCCTCCTGAGGCCCTGGGAGGTCACCCAGAGGGCCCTGGAGCTGCTGCACAACTGTGTGCAGGAGTTACGCCTGCTGGAG GTGTCGGTGCTGGAGGGGGCGCTTGACTGCTGGGTGTTCCTCAGCTGCTTGGAGGTTCTGCACAGGATCGAGGGCTGTTGTGATCAGGCCCAGTTAGCTGCAAACTGCTCCCATACTGTCGGGCTGTGGGCTTACGCAACTGACAAG CTGAAGTCCCTGGGGGAACTCTGTGGCCTGGTGTCAGAGAAGGGACCCACATCTGAGGACCTGAACAGGACTGTGGACCTGCTGGCCGGACTGGGGGACGAGAGGCCAGAGACGG TCAGCAGTTTGCAGAGCCCTTACAAAAAGCTGAAGGAAGCCTTGTCGTCTGTGGAAGCTTTTGAAAGACACTATCTG GAACTCTCTCATGCTGCCATGGAGATGTACAGAGCCATCGGCCGGCTGAGGTCTGCCAGACTGGTGGGGAAAAGCCTTGCCGAGTTTTACAT gAGGAAAGGGGACCCCGAGCGGGCAGAAACCTTCTTACAGGAAGCTCTGAAGTCGTACACATCAGAGGGATGGAGGCTCCCTGTCACTCACACCAGGAAACAGATAGCCGAGTGTCAGAAACTGCTGGGCAGAACTGAAGA CTACTTGCAAACCAGTGCCTTGTTGGCTGGTGATGTGAATCTgacaacagaggagaggaagcacTTTTGTCAAGAAATACTGACCTTCGCCGGCAAGTCTGAAGATCAGT CCCCCAAAGTGACCCTCAGCATGGGCgttttctctcagctcacacgGCTACAGTTCCGTCCGGCCACAGCGTCGGTGCACTCCGGTGCCGTCCTGCAGGCGGAGCTCACCCTGCGGTGTCTGATGCCCGTGTCGGTGCACATACAGCAGCTGGCTGTCAGCATTCACTTTGACCTGGAGCGTGCGGGGACCAACGGCAGGTCCAAGGGTGCTCCGAGACAAACAAACCCGGGGACGGTGGAGTTCAGCCAGGCCAACTCGTCGGCGGGTCCCACATCCTCCTCAGCGGCCGGTCCCCCTTTAGAGCTGGACGAGATTCAGGACAGGAGTCCTTCGGACAATTCACTCAACTCCACGGGAGTGGTGTGCAAAAACACTCACCTGGTCATGCGTCGCCACGACAGCAACTCACCGCCGGACACGCCCAACTGCGTCAGTCCCCCTGCCATGACCGTGAAGGAGGGAGCACAGATGCTGAAAGTGCAGGATGTAACGTTAGAGCCGGGGAATAACAGCATCGTATTCACAGCACTG AGTGGACAACCGGGCACTTACACGTTGCGTCAGCTGTACGCCACCGTGGGTCAGGTGCAGTTCGTGCTGCCTCATATCTATCCATCGGTCCAGTATGAAGTCTATTCTCAGGAGCCCCAGCTCACTGTGGAGCCTCTCTCAG AGCCCCTGTTGGCCGGCCTGCCCCAGATGGTGAAGTTCACTCTGCTGACGGGTCACTACGCTGTGAAGAAAGGAGACGCTCTGCAGCTCAGCAACACCGACACCATGCCCATCCTGCCCTCCGCCAGCTGCACCGCCCGCATCACCAGCCCCGCAGCTG AGTTGGTTGGTGAAAGCGTCCTGTCCATCCAGTCGTCTGAGAAGGTGACCAGCATCAGCCTGCCCGCCACGCCTCCTTACCACACTCTGGAGTTCCACCTGGAGGTCCTGTGCATCATCCCACACAGTCCCGACCGGCCCGCCAACGAGAGGCTGACCAACGGGGAGGTCCGCCACCGACCGCGCAGCTACAGTCACCCTGACACGCCCATGACCGCCATCGACCAGAGG ATGTCCATCGACTGTCCCTGGTCCATCTACTCCACGCTGCTTGCCCTCACCTTCTACATCCCCTTCAAGACCAAACACTCTCTGCTTTCTGCTGGTAACAG GAAGTACatccaggtgtgtctgcagaaCATGTCGGATGTGAACTTCATGCTGGCCGAAGTGAAGCTGACAGAGAAGCAGGATGCATCGCTCGAGCTGCAGTCCTTCAACACTAAAACACAACAG cttttGTGCAGCAAACACAGCTTGTTCTGCTTGTGGGAGGTGAGGTGGAAGGACGACCTGCCCTCCTGCCTCCAGTGCGTTTTCTCCGCCAACTTCTCTCCACCCAAGCAAGACATCTCCGCCTTCAAACCCTTCCACTACCAGTTCCAGCTGGAGAGAGTCACC ACGTTGTACAGCGTGCGAGCTGAGATCTTGCCTCCTGCCGGCGAGCAGAACTGCCGCTCCGGTTTCCTCTGCGGTCTGGAGGTGTGCATAACACGACTGACCGAACCTGCAGAGGGAGAGGCAGCAGAGGACAGCAAGACCGACACCGACGGCCTCAAAACCACAAAGCTCATGTATGAAG tgGCCGACAGCAGCAGTAACTGGGCGGTGTGTGGGAAGAGTTCGGGGATGGTGTCGATGCCCATGGCGGCAGACGCCACCCACAAGGTGCAGATCGAGGTGATGCCTCTGTTCGCCGGACACCTGCCCTTCCCCAAGATCAAGGTGCTGAAGTACCTGCCTCACACCGCGGCAGTGGCCATTCAACCCGACCCCG ACAGCTGCGTGGAGAACGACAGCCTGTCCCTGTTGGACAAGGCGCTGGACGACCAGGGGGACACGGCGAGCATCCGCAGCCGGGGCAGCGTGCACTCGGTGGGCAGCGgcgaccagcagcagcagaagggcGTGGCCATGCCGCGCCTGGAGCCCTTCGCCGCCGGGCAGGTGTTCAACCACAGCCACACGCAGCAGGTGCTGGTGCTGCCCGCCACCGACGACCACATCATGGAGGTCAATGCCACATGA
- the gdf3 gene encoding LOW QUALITY PROTEIN: protein DVR-1 (The sequence of the model RefSeq protein was modified relative to this genomic sequence to represent the inferred CDS: deleted 1 base in 1 codon), with protein sequence MRPSIRPPPLLLAACLLLSSFSLSLEERRSQEELFLGSLGLSGRPRPAGSRQVPSALWRMFRRSESQQARDSDLCTVSEYGVRGNIIRYVQDQGRLVSGWSSSCQACLEKQLYFNMSVLQPVELLSLAQLEIKFHWKLLQGPRALSVSLYKVIRATLRGADPTASRRLLLSQSVRLQPEPTSVAMDLTPLAESWRKPGRNYGLLLELLPLSTDPEELFPFHPGNSLPLEPAFHLPLIQASLVAVSLNPHQCRSRQRRSAVHLPVTPSNVCKARRLYIDFKDVGWQDWIIAPQGYMANYCHGECPFPLSESLNGTNHAILQTLVHSLDPHGTPQPCCVPIRLSPISMLYYDNNDNVVLRHYQDMVVDECGCR encoded by the exons ATGAGGCCGAGCATCaggcctcctcctctgctgctggcggcctgc ctcctcctctcctccttctctctctctctggaggagaggaggagtcagGAGGAGCTGTTCCTCGGCTCTCTGGGTCTCTCCGGCCGGCCTCGGCCCGCGGGGAGCCGGCAGGTCCCCTCGGCCCTCTGGAGGATGTTCCGGAGGTCAGAGAGCCAGCAGGCCCGGGACAGCGACCTCTGCACGGTGTCCGAGTACGGAGTCCGCGGAAACATCATCCGGTACGTGCAGGACCAAG GCCGGCTGGTATCTggctggagcagcagctgtcAGGCCTGTCTGGAGAAGCAGCTTTACTTCAACATGTCCGTCCTGCAGCCTGTGGAGCTGCTGTCTCTGGCTCAGCTGGAGATCAAGTTCCACTGGAAGCTCCTGCAGGGGCCCCGGGCCCTCAGCGTGTCTCTGTATAAAGTGATCCGGGCCACGCTGAGGGGAGCCGACCCCACGGCCAGCCGCAGACTCCTGCTGTCCCAGTCGGTCCGGCTGCAGCCCGAGCCCACCTCCGTCGCCATGGACCTGACCCCGCTGGCGGAGAGCTGGCGCAAACCGGGACGCAACTACGGTCTGCTTTTGGAGCTGCTGCCTCTGAGCACGGATCCAGAGGAGCTGTTTCCCTTTCACCCCGGGAACTCCCTACCGTTGGAACCGGCCTTCCATCTGCCGCTGATCCAGGCCTCGCTGGTGGCCGTGTCCCTCAACCCCCACCAGTGTCGCTCCAGACAGAGGCGGAGCGCCGTCCACCTCCCAGTGACGCCAAGCAACGTGTGCAAGGCCCGCCGCCTCTACATTGACTTTAAGGACGTGGGCTGGCAGGACTGGATCATCGCCCCGCAGGGCTACATGGCCAACTACTGCCACGGCGAGTGCCCGTTCCCGCTCAGCGAGAGCCTGAACGGCACCAACCACGCCATCCTGCAGACGCTGGTGCACTCCCTGGACCCGCACGGCACGCCGCAGCCCTGCTGCGTCCCCATCCGCCTCTCCCCGATCTCCATGCTCTACTACGACAACAACGACAACGTGGTGCTCCGGCATTACCAGGACATGGTGGTGGACGAGTGTGGGTGTCGGTGA